A window of the Misgurnus anguillicaudatus unplaced genomic scaffold, ASM2758022v2 HiC_scaffold_32, whole genome shotgun sequence genome harbors these coding sequences:
- the LOC129453574 gene encoding ICOS ligand-like — protein sequence MIVRIFLVFLFIHEASLEVTVKGVIGGSVVLPCSGKADQRSIQDITVNWRHNGNRFVYDIIKGNTSDEDQELEYKNRTESFPEVYLKGNFSIRLNNLRETDTGKYSCLITKEYKKEEVKLIVKGHAVISEDKNNHKEDKLEDKKNQGAQTRPEMIVMFLLLISILMFM from the exons GATATTTCTTGTTTTCTTGTTTATACATGAAG CGTCTCTGGAGGTCACAGTCAAGGGTGTTATCGGTGGTTCTGTTGTCTTGCCATGTTCTGGAAAGGCAGATCAGCGTTCAATTCAAGACATAACTGTAAATTGGCGACATAACGGAAACAGGTTTGTGTATGATATAATTAAAGGTAACACGTCAGACGAGGATCAAGAGTTAGAGTACAAGAACAGAACTGAAAGTTTTCCTGAAGTTTATTTGAAAGGAAACTTCTCCATCCGGCTGAACAATCTTCGAGAGACTGATACAGGGAAGTACTCCTGTTTAATCACTAAAGAGTACAAAAAAGAGGAAGTCAAGCTCATTGTCAAAG GTCATGCAGTGATATCAGAAGACAAAAACAACCATAAAGAAGATAAATTAGAAGACAAAAAAAACCAAGGAGCACAAACGAGACCTGAGatgattgtaatgtttttgcTGCTTATTTCTATTCTGATGTTTATGTGA